The Vespa velutina chromosome 4, iVesVel2.1, whole genome shotgun sequence genome has a window encoding:
- the LOC124948842 gene encoding uncharacterized protein LOC124948842, which yields MPQGKLKVKTKLPPSAKTKANKQKKGPTIQRRGNAPIQPKNAKFKEVHKLKKIITKTVNNAIEDELRERALEGKKSLTKKDKQINLKT from the exons atgccacaaggaaaattaaaagttaaaacaaAACTTCCGCCATCGGCTAAGACAAAAgcgaacaaacaaaagaaggGACCTACAATACAACGTCGCGGAA atgCACCTATTCAACCTAAAAACGCAAAATTTAAAGAAGTACATAAATTGAAGAAGATAATTACTAAGACTGTGAATAATGCTATAGAAGATGAACTTAGAGAAAGGGCTTTGGAAGGGAAAAAATCTCTTACAAAAAAGGATAAACAAATTAACCTGAAAACTTAA
- the LOC124948835 gene encoding unconventional myosin IC isoform X1 → MQVNIKVIRNRLLKLTNIDRKFHSQRKKNTMGTSIYDKKSAMLRTNWTISKMMERGLHDRDRVGLQDFILLEDFQSESAFIDNLRKRFKEDLIYTYIGQVLVSVNPYKKLPIYDTDSIQYYHKRHFFEAPPHIFALTDTAYQSLIQENHDQCILISGESGSGKTEASKKILEFIAVGTGYKKEVEEVNKKLIGSNPVLEAFGNAKTNRNDNSSRFGKYMDMQFSKYGDPIGGNILNYLLEKSRVVHQFPGERNFHIFYQLLTGADEETLNKLSLQRNLDAYVYLSNGTKDSVNTIDDINQYNEVIKALQTMEITDEEQNCLFAIVASVLHLGNIGFTEENGLAKILHFNSINTICSLLGCSVNNLIKALTHRTIDAQGDIVISPLNRELAIYARDALAKAMYDRLFTWLINRLNKSLQRPMNQKNYVVIGILDIYGFEIFQKNSFEQFCINFCNEKLQQLFIQLTLKSEQEEYLREGITWENIQYFNNKVICDLIEETHKGIIAFLDEECLRPGDPTDISFLEKLNKRLHSHPHYISHIKADIKTQKIMGRDEFRLIHYAGEVTYNVRGFLEKNNDLLFRDLREVMSQTKNIITKATFNLKNVISRKRPETAITQFKNSLNNLMEILIGKEPSYIRCIKPNDFKLPSRFDDKIVLHQVKYLGLMENLRVRRAGFAYRKLYAQFLDRYKSLCPETWPHYRGPAKEGVQVLVYYLKYEPDEYRMGNTKLFIRFPKTLFETEDAFQMKKHEIATIIQNKWRSILTRRKFLKIRENIIVLQKYIRRWLAQREAKKRRQAVISIRKFIKGFITRNGPPSVENIIFKELAKSQWLLKLSMNLPESFLNPEWPPCPSSCQEASKYLKVMHTRWMARNYRLALTQKEKTQFELKVLAEILFKNKKKSYPMSIGPKFRINRLNEEQKALIKNITNSILTTNEKIEYIAPVIKYDRHGYKTRDRIVLLTKQAVYILNIKKTLKLKHRLPYEHIDELVVTGESDNLLILRISPNLKKDKGDLILEVSFIIETVTKIINITNNQKMLKIINADTTFHKLINGKEGVIEFKMGNAPAIIKNQESGHLLVIASQ, encoded by the exons ATGCAAGTCAATATCAAAGTAATACGAAACCGATTATTAAAGTTGacaaatatcgatcgaaagttCCACTCTCAAAG aaaaaaaaacactatGGGTACGtcaatttatgataaaaaatcagCCATGCTTAGAACAAATTGGACAATATCAAAAATGATGGAACGAGGATTACATGATCGTGACCGCGTTGGTCTTCaagattttattcttctcgaGGACTTTCAAAGTGAATCTGCATTTATTGATAATCTTCGCAAAAGATTTAAGGAAGATCTTATCTAT acGTACATCGGACAAGTATTGGTTTCTGTTAATCCTTATAAAAAACTCCCTATTTATGATACTGACTCTATACAATACTACCATAAAAGACATTTTTTTGAAGCCCCACCGCATAT tTTTGCATTAACTGATACTGCTTATCAATCTCTAATTCAAGAGAATCATGATCAATGCATTCTCATTTCAG gtGAATCTGGTTCTGGAAAAACAGAAgcatcgaagaaaatattggaATTTATAGCCGTCGGAACTGGATATAAAAAGGAGGTAGAAGaagtgaataaaaaattaatcggtAGTAATCCGGTACTTGAAGCATTTGGTAATGCGAAAACCAATCGTAACGATAATTCATCACGTTTTGGCAAATACATGGATATGCAGTTTAGCAAATAT GGAGATCCAATCGgtggaaatattttaaattatcttttagaGAAATCACGTGTGGTACATCAATTCCCAGGTGAAcgtaattttcatatattttatcaacttTTGACTGGAGCTGATGAAGAAACTCTTAACAAACTTTCTCTCCAACGTAACTTAGACGCTTACGTTTATTTAAGTAATGGG ACAAAAGATTCTGTGAATACTATCGATGATATCAATCAGTACAATGAAGTAATAAAAGCTTTACAAACTATGGAAATAACAGATGAAGAACAAAATTGCTTATTTGCCATAGTTGCATCCGTGTTACATCTGGGAAACATTGGTTTTACAGAAGAAAATGGACTTGCAAAAATATTACACTTTAACTCTATCAATACAATTTGTAGT TTATTAGGTTGCAGTGTAAACAATTTGATCAAGGCTTTAACTCATCGTACTATAGATGCACAAGGTGACATTGTAATCTCTCCATTAAATAGAGAATTAGCAATATATGCTCGAGATGCATTGGCAAAAGCTATGTATGATAGATTATTTACATGGCTCATCaatagattaaataaatcattacaaCGACCTATGaatcaaaaaaattatgtgGTCATAGGAATACTTGATATTTAtggatttgaaatttttcaaaaaaacaG ttTTGAACAATTTTGCATTAATTTTTGCAATGAAAAACtacaacaattatttatacaactCACCTTAAAATCAGAGCAAGAAGAATATTTGAGAGAAGGTATTACTTGGGAAAACATTcaatactttaataataaagttatatgtGATTTAATAGAGGAAACACATAAAG GAATAATAGCTTTCTTGGATGAAGAATGTTTACGCCCAGGGGATCCAACAGATATAagttttcttgaaaaattaaataaacgttTACATAGCCATCCACACTATATAAGTCACATAAAAGCAGACATTAAGACACAGAAGATAATGGGTCGAGAT GAATTTCGTTTAATACATTATGCTGGAGAAGTAACATATAATGTACGTGGAttccttgaaaaaaataatgatttattatttagagaTTTACGTGAAGTAATGtctcaaacaaaaaatataatcacaAAG gcTACATTTAActtgaaaaatgtaattagtAGAAAACGACCAGAAACTGCTATAACTCAATTTAAGAATAGTTTAAATAATCTCATGGAAATATTAATAGGCAAAGAACCTTCTTATATCAGATGCATCAAACCTAATGATTTCAAATTGCCTA GTCGATTTGACGATAAGATTGTATTGCATCAAGTTAAATATCTCGGTTTAATGGAAAATTTACGAGTGAGACGTGCTGGTTTTGCTTATAGAAAACTATATGCACAATTCTTGGATCGTTATAAGTCCCTCTGTCCAGAGACTTGGCCACATTACCGTGGCCCAGCTAAAGAAGGAGTACAAGTACTTGTCTATTATCTAAAATATGAACCTGATGAATATAGAATGGGCaa TACAAAGTTGTTTATAAGATTCCCTAAGACATTATTTGAAACAGAAGATGCATTTCAAATGAAGAAACATGAAATTGCTacaataattcaaaataaatggAGATCTATACTTACTCgacgaaaatttttaaaaataagagaaaatataatagtattacaaaaatatattcgtagaTGGCTTGCACAGCgtgaagcaaaaaaaagacgtCAAGCTGTAATTTCTATACGCAA atttattaaagGGTTTATTACAAGGAATGGTCCACCAAgtgtagaaaatataatttttaaagaattggCAAAATCACAATGGCTTCTCAAACTTTCCATGAACCTTCCTGAAAGTTTTTTAAATCCTGAATGGCCACCATGTCCATCATCTTGTCAAGAA gcTTCAAAATATCTAAAAGTAATGCATACAAGATGGATGGCACGAAACTATAGGTTAGCGTTAacgcaaaaggaaaaaacacaATTTGAATTAAAAGTTCTTGCTGAAATTCTatttaagaataagaaaaagtcaTATCCGATGAGTATAGGTCCAAAATTTCGAATTAACCGGCTAAATGAAGAACAGAAAGcactaattaaaaatattactaattCGATTCTTACaactaatgaaaaaattgag tatataGCTCCAGTAATTAAATATGATCGACATGGATATAAAACTCGAGATAGAATTGTATTGTTAACTAAACAAGCAGTATATATactaaacataaaaaaaacattaaaactaAAACATCGATTACCTTATGAACATATAGATGAACTTGTTGTTACTGGAGAATCagataatcttttaattttgcGAATATCACCTAATCTTAAAAAAGACAAG GGGGATCTAATATTAGaagtttcatttataatagaaacagtaacaaaaataattaatattacaaataatcaaaagatgttaaaaataattaatgctgatac aacTTTTCATAAGTTAATAAATGGTAAAGAAGGTGTTATTGAATTCAAGATGGGAAATGCACCAGCAATTATTAAAAACCAAGAAAGTGGTCATCTCTTAGTG ATTGCTTCTCAATAG
- the LOC124948835 gene encoding unconventional myosin IC isoform X2, with protein MGTSIYDKKSAMLRTNWTISKMMERGLHDRDRVGLQDFILLEDFQSESAFIDNLRKRFKEDLIYTYIGQVLVSVNPYKKLPIYDTDSIQYYHKRHFFEAPPHIFALTDTAYQSLIQENHDQCILISGESGSGKTEASKKILEFIAVGTGYKKEVEEVNKKLIGSNPVLEAFGNAKTNRNDNSSRFGKYMDMQFSKYGDPIGGNILNYLLEKSRVVHQFPGERNFHIFYQLLTGADEETLNKLSLQRNLDAYVYLSNGTKDSVNTIDDINQYNEVIKALQTMEITDEEQNCLFAIVASVLHLGNIGFTEENGLAKILHFNSINTICSLLGCSVNNLIKALTHRTIDAQGDIVISPLNRELAIYARDALAKAMYDRLFTWLINRLNKSLQRPMNQKNYVVIGILDIYGFEIFQKNSFEQFCINFCNEKLQQLFIQLTLKSEQEEYLREGITWENIQYFNNKVICDLIEETHKGIIAFLDEECLRPGDPTDISFLEKLNKRLHSHPHYISHIKADIKTQKIMGRDEFRLIHYAGEVTYNVRGFLEKNNDLLFRDLREVMSQTKNIITKATFNLKNVISRKRPETAITQFKNSLNNLMEILIGKEPSYIRCIKPNDFKLPSRFDDKIVLHQVKYLGLMENLRVRRAGFAYRKLYAQFLDRYKSLCPETWPHYRGPAKEGVQVLVYYLKYEPDEYRMGNTKLFIRFPKTLFETEDAFQMKKHEIATIIQNKWRSILTRRKFLKIRENIIVLQKYIRRWLAQREAKKRRQAVISIRKFIKGFITRNGPPSVENIIFKELAKSQWLLKLSMNLPESFLNPEWPPCPSSCQEASKYLKVMHTRWMARNYRLALTQKEKTQFELKVLAEILFKNKKKSYPMSIGPKFRINRLNEEQKALIKNITNSILTTNEKIEYIAPVIKYDRHGYKTRDRIVLLTKQAVYILNIKKTLKLKHRLPYEHIDELVVTGESDNLLILRISPNLKKDKGDLILEVSFIIETVTKIINITNNQKMLKIINADTTFHKLINGKEGVIEFKMGNAPAIIKNQESGHLLVIASQ; from the exons atGGGTACGtcaatttatgataaaaaatcagCCATGCTTAGAACAAATTGGACAATATCAAAAATGATGGAACGAGGATTACATGATCGTGACCGCGTTGGTCTTCaagattttattcttctcgaGGACTTTCAAAGTGAATCTGCATTTATTGATAATCTTCGCAAAAGATTTAAGGAAGATCTTATCTAT acGTACATCGGACAAGTATTGGTTTCTGTTAATCCTTATAAAAAACTCCCTATTTATGATACTGACTCTATACAATACTACCATAAAAGACATTTTTTTGAAGCCCCACCGCATAT tTTTGCATTAACTGATACTGCTTATCAATCTCTAATTCAAGAGAATCATGATCAATGCATTCTCATTTCAG gtGAATCTGGTTCTGGAAAAACAGAAgcatcgaagaaaatattggaATTTATAGCCGTCGGAACTGGATATAAAAAGGAGGTAGAAGaagtgaataaaaaattaatcggtAGTAATCCGGTACTTGAAGCATTTGGTAATGCGAAAACCAATCGTAACGATAATTCATCACGTTTTGGCAAATACATGGATATGCAGTTTAGCAAATAT GGAGATCCAATCGgtggaaatattttaaattatcttttagaGAAATCACGTGTGGTACATCAATTCCCAGGTGAAcgtaattttcatatattttatcaacttTTGACTGGAGCTGATGAAGAAACTCTTAACAAACTTTCTCTCCAACGTAACTTAGACGCTTACGTTTATTTAAGTAATGGG ACAAAAGATTCTGTGAATACTATCGATGATATCAATCAGTACAATGAAGTAATAAAAGCTTTACAAACTATGGAAATAACAGATGAAGAACAAAATTGCTTATTTGCCATAGTTGCATCCGTGTTACATCTGGGAAACATTGGTTTTACAGAAGAAAATGGACTTGCAAAAATATTACACTTTAACTCTATCAATACAATTTGTAGT TTATTAGGTTGCAGTGTAAACAATTTGATCAAGGCTTTAACTCATCGTACTATAGATGCACAAGGTGACATTGTAATCTCTCCATTAAATAGAGAATTAGCAATATATGCTCGAGATGCATTGGCAAAAGCTATGTATGATAGATTATTTACATGGCTCATCaatagattaaataaatcattacaaCGACCTATGaatcaaaaaaattatgtgGTCATAGGAATACTTGATATTTAtggatttgaaatttttcaaaaaaacaG ttTTGAACAATTTTGCATTAATTTTTGCAATGAAAAACtacaacaattatttatacaactCACCTTAAAATCAGAGCAAGAAGAATATTTGAGAGAAGGTATTACTTGGGAAAACATTcaatactttaataataaagttatatgtGATTTAATAGAGGAAACACATAAAG GAATAATAGCTTTCTTGGATGAAGAATGTTTACGCCCAGGGGATCCAACAGATATAagttttcttgaaaaattaaataaacgttTACATAGCCATCCACACTATATAAGTCACATAAAAGCAGACATTAAGACACAGAAGATAATGGGTCGAGAT GAATTTCGTTTAATACATTATGCTGGAGAAGTAACATATAATGTACGTGGAttccttgaaaaaaataatgatttattatttagagaTTTACGTGAAGTAATGtctcaaacaaaaaatataatcacaAAG gcTACATTTAActtgaaaaatgtaattagtAGAAAACGACCAGAAACTGCTATAACTCAATTTAAGAATAGTTTAAATAATCTCATGGAAATATTAATAGGCAAAGAACCTTCTTATATCAGATGCATCAAACCTAATGATTTCAAATTGCCTA GTCGATTTGACGATAAGATTGTATTGCATCAAGTTAAATATCTCGGTTTAATGGAAAATTTACGAGTGAGACGTGCTGGTTTTGCTTATAGAAAACTATATGCACAATTCTTGGATCGTTATAAGTCCCTCTGTCCAGAGACTTGGCCACATTACCGTGGCCCAGCTAAAGAAGGAGTACAAGTACTTGTCTATTATCTAAAATATGAACCTGATGAATATAGAATGGGCaa TACAAAGTTGTTTATAAGATTCCCTAAGACATTATTTGAAACAGAAGATGCATTTCAAATGAAGAAACATGAAATTGCTacaataattcaaaataaatggAGATCTATACTTACTCgacgaaaatttttaaaaataagagaaaatataatagtattacaaaaatatattcgtagaTGGCTTGCACAGCgtgaagcaaaaaaaagacgtCAAGCTGTAATTTCTATACGCAA atttattaaagGGTTTATTACAAGGAATGGTCCACCAAgtgtagaaaatataatttttaaagaattggCAAAATCACAATGGCTTCTCAAACTTTCCATGAACCTTCCTGAAAGTTTTTTAAATCCTGAATGGCCACCATGTCCATCATCTTGTCAAGAA gcTTCAAAATATCTAAAAGTAATGCATACAAGATGGATGGCACGAAACTATAGGTTAGCGTTAacgcaaaaggaaaaaacacaATTTGAATTAAAAGTTCTTGCTGAAATTCTatttaagaataagaaaaagtcaTATCCGATGAGTATAGGTCCAAAATTTCGAATTAACCGGCTAAATGAAGAACAGAAAGcactaattaaaaatattactaattCGATTCTTACaactaatgaaaaaattgag tatataGCTCCAGTAATTAAATATGATCGACATGGATATAAAACTCGAGATAGAATTGTATTGTTAACTAAACAAGCAGTATATATactaaacataaaaaaaacattaaaactaAAACATCGATTACCTTATGAACATATAGATGAACTTGTTGTTACTGGAGAATCagataatcttttaattttgcGAATATCACCTAATCTTAAAAAAGACAAG GGGGATCTAATATTAGaagtttcatttataatagaaacagtaacaaaaataattaatattacaaataatcaaaagatgttaaaaataattaatgctgatac aacTTTTCATAAGTTAATAAATGGTAAAGAAGGTGTTATTGAATTCAAGATGGGAAATGCACCAGCAATTATTAAAAACCAAGAAAGTGGTCATCTCTTAGTG ATTGCTTCTCAATAG